A genomic segment from Gossypium hirsutum isolate 1008001.06 chromosome D04, Gossypium_hirsutum_v2.1, whole genome shotgun sequence encodes:
- the LOC107898441 gene encoding LOB domain-containing protein 1: protein MENNERGSISPISIPTTFSYSPSSSSSSPLSQFSPSLPSPDSQSSSPPQAAAASPQLVLSPCAACKILRRRCVDKCVLAPYFPPTEPSKFIIAHRVFGASNIIKSLQELPESQREDAVSSMVYEASSRIRDPVYGCAGAIFQLQKQVSDLQAQLAKAQAEVVTLQCQQANVLTLILEMSQSKEPIDTTCFLDDTCIVSPWEPLWT from the exons ATGGAAAACAATGAGAGAGGTTCAATCTCTCCAATCTCAATTCCAACCACGTTTTCTTATTCTCCATCGTCGTCGTCTTCTTCACCACTTTCTCAGTTTTCACCAAGTCTTCCTTCTCCAGACTCTCAATCTTCTTCACCACCGCAAGCAGCAGCAGCTTCTCCTCAGCTTGTTCTCAGCCCTTGTGCTGCCTGCAAAATCCTTCGCCGTCGCTGCGTCGACAAGTGTGTTTTGGCTCCTTATTTCCCACCAACTGAGCCTTCTAAGTTCATCATTGCTCATAGAGTTTTTGGAGCTAGCAACATCATCAAATCCTTGCAG GAACTACCAGAGTCCCAAAGAGAAGATGCAGTAAGTAGCATGGTGTACGAGGCCAGTTCTCGGATTCGGGATCCGGTATACGGGTGTGCCGGAGCGATTTTCCAGCTACAAAAGCAAGTGAGTGACCTCCAAGCACAGCTGGCCAAGGCACAAGCTGAGGTTGTGACCTTGCAATGCCAACAAGCCAATGTGTTAACCCTAATCTTGGAAATGTCACAATCTAAAGAACCCATTGACACCACTTGTTTTCTAGATGATACTTGTATTGTTTCACCTTGGGAGCCTCTCTGGACTTGA